The following DNA comes from Kitasatospora sp. NBC_01287.
CCTGCTGCGGATCGAGGAGTTGGACGAGGACCTGTACCGGGGCCAGTGCCACGCCGGCGCGCCGCTGCGCGCCTTCGGCGGCCAGGTGGCGGCCCAGGCGCTGATCGCGGGCGGTCGCACGCTGCCCGCCGGGCGCGCGGTGCACTCGCTGCACGGCTACTTCCTGAGACCCGGCGATCCGACCAGACCGATCCTCTACCAGGTGGAGCGGATCCGGGACGGCCACTCCTACGCCACCCGCCGGGTGACCGCCGTGCAGCGCGGCGAGGCGATCTTCACCCTCTCCGCCTCGGTCAAGCGGCCCGAGCGGTCCAGCGAGCGCCAGCGCACCATGCCGCCGGTGCCCGGCCCGGAGGAGTTGCCCGACCCGATCCCGGGCTGGGCCCAGGCCGACCCGGAGGACTTCGACCAGGCGGCCGGCTTCCACTCGCTGGACATCCGCTTCATCCCACCGGGCGCCCCCGGCATGCCGGCCGAGACAGAAGGCGTGCCGCAGCAGTTCGTCTGGCTGCGCACCGGCTCGCCGCTGCCGGCCGACGACGACCTGCTGCACGTCTGCGCGCTGACCTACCTCTCCGATCTGACGCTGGCCGCCACCACCGCGCTGCACCTGCAGCCGCACCGGTTCCAGCGCAGCGAGCCGCCGCTGATCACGCTGGCCTCGCTGGACCACGCGATGTGGTTCCACCGCCCGTTCCGGGCGGACGAGTGGCTGCTCTTCGCCCAGCGCAGCCCGTCGGCCTCGGACGGGCGGGGGCTGGCGCTGGGCGAGTTCTACAGCCGGGACGGGCTGCTGGTCGCCTCCGCGGTGCAGGAGACCCTGGTGCGCGAGCGCCGCCCGGCACCACGCGGCACGGCCTGACGGCACGGCACGGCACACGCAGCAGGTGGCGGCGGGCGGGGGGCCTCGGGCGGCGCTCCACCGTCCGGGTGAAACCACGCACGGCCGCCGACGGCGCCCCGGCCCTTGGCAGCGCTGGCCACCGACCTGAGCTGCCGTGCTGACGCTGCGTCGACACGACCTGACTCAACGTCATGATCGTGCGATGCTGGTGGACGTTTTGCCGGTCCAGCCGAAGGCACCCCAGTCATGTCCCTCCAGACGGTCGGCGTCACCGCCTCCCGCCCCGCACCCCTCCCCTACGGGCGGCGCGGAACCGCCACCGACCAGGCCCTGCGGGCCCGGCTCGTCCCCGTCACGGTGCTGGCCTGCGTGGCGGGCTGCCTGCTGCACGGCCCGGTCGCGGTACTCCGGCACAGCCACCCACTGCCCGGGACCACCCCGCCGATGCTGATGCTGGTGGCCGCGATGTTCATCGGCGGCTTCGAGGTCAAGCTCGCCGACCTGGCCCGCGCGCTGCTGCGGCCCGGTCTGCTGCTGGCCGGGCTCGCGGTCGCGCTGGTGCTGCGGATGGTGGTGCTGCTCGGCGCCGAACGGGCCGCGGACTGCTGGCCGGAGCAGCACCAGGCGCTCTGGCTGGTGGTCGGCCTCTCGCTGACCGCCACCATGCCGGTGGCGGGCGCGGCCCAGACCTGGGGCGCCAAGGCCTCGGCGGACGCCTCGCTGAGCCTGGGCCTGGTGCTGGCGACCACGCTGCTCAGCCCGCTCACCGTGCCGCTCGGCCTGGTCCTGGCCGAGGAGCCGGAGACGCCGGGCCCGCGAGCGGTGCTCGACAGCCTCGCCCAGGCCGACGGCACCTGCCGGTTCATGCTGCTCTGGGTCGCCGCGCCGTGCGTGGCGGGCCTGATCGCGCGCCGCCTCACCGGTCGGCTGCGCGGCGGCCGGCCCAGGGCCCGGGCGCTGCCCTGGGTGCGGCTCCTCGGCCTGCTCAACGCGCTCGGCCTGACCGCCCTGAACGCCGCCGGGGTGTTCGGGGAGATCGCCCTGAAACCGCACCCGGAGCTGATCGCGCTGGCATTGCTGGCCGGCGGCGCGATCTGCGCCGCGCCCTTCGCGGTCGGCTGGTGCGCCTGGTTCGCGGCCCGGCGCGCGCACCCGGGGCCCGGCGAGGCGGCGGCACTCACCCTGGCGACCGGGATGAACAACACCAGCGCGGCCGCGGCGCTGGCCGGCAGCCAGTTCGGCGGCCATCCGGCGGTCCTGCTGCCGATCTTCTTCTACGGCATGGCGCAGCAACTGCTGGCCGCCGCGGTGCCGTCGATGCTGCGCCGCAGCCCGGCCTGAGGCCGGCGGATGTGCCCGTCCTTGAGCCCCGCCGAAGCCCCGCTCAAGCCGCGCCCAAGGGCTCGGGTGCACCCTCGGAGCGCTTCGGCCCGGCGCACCGGCCCGCGCATCGGCCCAGGTGGCACCTCACCCGGCCGTGCCGAATCGCCGCATTTCGCCGGTACGGCGTTCACCCCTGTGTAGTCATCGTTTAACACCAGACTGGAATGCTGACCATCATGGACGTATCGCTGCCGCCGCTCCGCCGCCCGGTGGAGCCCCAGACCCCGGACTCCCCCGGCTCGCCCGGCCCTTCGGACCCCGCCGGGGAGGCTCCGCGCTTCCCGCTGCCCAAGCGCCACCGCCGCTACCTGGCCTGCGCGGCCGTGGCCGCCTCGGTCGCGCTCGGCGGCCTCGGCGTGGGCGCCACCGTGGAGACCGTCCAGCACCAGACCAGCGTGACAGCGGCAGCCGGCACCCACTGAAGCGGTCTTGACGATCCGTCGGTCGACGGTCCGTCAGCTCCCGTTCGGCTGATCGCCCAGCCGCTCGCCCAGCCGCTCGCCCAACTCCGCCAGGTCAGCCACGAACCAGCACTGCCGACCGCGGTCGCACTCGCGCACGAAATCCCGCAGCGCCGAACTCTCCTCGGTCCAGCGGGAGATGTCGCCGACCACGGCCAGGTTGACCCGGTACTGGGCGAACTTCTGCAGCACCTCGCCGGCCAGGCCGCTGCGCAGTCGGAAGAACTCCTCCGGCCACCGCTGCACCGGCACGGCCACCCAGCTCGCCTCCCCGTACCCGGCCTCACCGATCAGCCCGAGGGCGTCCGCGACACTGCTCAGCGGGTCACCGTCGGGGGCGCAGACCAGCACCGGGGTCTCGTGCAGAAGCTCGATCGTCATCCCGGCATCTCATCAGAGACGGGAGCGGCGGCGCACCGCCTTTTCCACGACGGCCAAAAGCGCCGCTCTCACCGCCGCGCTCACCGCCGTGCTCAGCGCCGTGAGTGCCGCCCGGTGCCCGCGGCCTCCCCCAGCGCGAAGGGAGCGGCGTAGCGGGCGGCGGGCGGCAGCAGGATCCAGCCGCTCCGGGCCGGGGCGCAGGCTTCGGCCGCCGGGGCGGTGGGGGCTATCAGGCGCATGGCGTGCAGCAGCGCGAGCACGTCGCGCCGGAAGGCGGCCCGGTCGGCCAGGTGGGCGCGGCGCCAATGGGCGGCGTGCTGCTCGCGGACCCGGTCGCCGGTCTCGTACTCGTCCGCCAGATCGCCGAGGATGCCGTCTATCAGCGCCTCGGCGATCGGCACGCCGGTGGGCGCGGCCGACCGTGCCTGGGCCGGTCGGCCGACCGGGGCGGCCGGGGCGGCCGGGTCCGGCGGGTCGGTGGGCAGCGGGCGGAGCTGGTCGACCAGGCGCTCCACCAGCAGCAGGGCGGCGTGCGCGAGCGGTCCCGGACCGGGCAGCCGCAGGTCGGTCAGCTCACCGGCCGGGTCGAGCAGCGCGATGCCCTCCTGGCGGATCTCGGTGGTGAGCCCGAGGAAGTCCGCGAGCACCGCCGTCTCCCGCGAACGGGACTCCCAGAGCCACTCCCGCTCCAACCCGGTGAGCTCCTCGAAGAGCACCACCGGGGTCTCCACCAGACGGCGGCGCACCGCGACCGGGATCGTGGTCCGCGGTGCCGGCGGGTCCTGCGGCCGGGCCGGGCAGCAGTGTGCCACCACGGCCGTCAGCAGCTCCTGGTCCACCAGGAGCGTGCCGCGCTCGCCGCCGTCCGCGGTGAGCAACTGCCACTCCGTCAGCACGGCCAGCGCCGCGAGCACGGCGGCCCGCCCGGCCGCGAGGTCCCGCTCGGCGGCCGGCTCGACAGTCGGCTCGGCGCTCGGCTCAGCGCTCGGCTCAGCGGGCTGCTCACCGCTCGGCTCAGCGGGCTGCTCCACCGTCAGCTCCGCGGTCGACTCCCCGGTGAGCTCCGCCGTCAACTCCGCCGTCAACACCGCGGTCAGGTCGGCCGCCGAGCGGCGGGCCGGGCCGGTGAGCAGGGCGGCCAGTGCCCGGGTCAGCGCGGCGTACCGCTCGGGCGTGCCGAGCGTGCCCGCGAACATCGGGCGGCGCGGTGCGGTGGGGCCGAGCGCGGCCTTGGTCAGCCGGGCGAAGCCCTCGCCGACGGTCAGCGGGTAGCCGAGCAGCTCGGCGAATCGGCTGGTGAGCCAGTCGGCGTGACGGCGGATCACCGGGAACGCCTGGGCCTGCGGGCCGTT
Coding sequences within:
- a CDS encoding acyl-CoA thioesterase II, which codes for MADAPVRDHQTDEDRDRPTGVRVGSFLDLLRIEELDEDLYRGQCHAGAPLRAFGGQVAAQALIAGGRTLPAGRAVHSLHGYFLRPGDPTRPILYQVERIRDGHSYATRRVTAVQRGEAIFTLSASVKRPERSSERQRTMPPVPGPEELPDPIPGWAQADPEDFDQAAGFHSLDIRFIPPGAPGMPAETEGVPQQFVWLRTGSPLPADDDLLHVCALTYLSDLTLAATTALHLQPHRFQRSEPPLITLASLDHAMWFHRPFRADEWLLFAQRSPSASDGRGLALGEFYSRDGLLVASAVQETLVRERRPAPRGTA
- a CDS encoding DUF4180 domain-containing protein encodes the protein MTIELLHETPVLVCAPDGDPLSSVADALGLIGEAGYGEASWVAVPVQRWPEEFFRLRSGLAGEVLQKFAQYRVNLAVVGDISRWTEESSALRDFVRECDRGRQCWFVADLAELGERLGERLGDQPNGS
- a CDS encoding DUF2398 family protein, whose product is MNGGGALGGKPASVALAPGGEVTLTLTSWHPPAASEAATPPARSADHLRELARRLAAATPDEAHELFADAFGLYGARHFGIAPEPTCADLGEVSWWHGPTVGQRSLPGARRARRPGRAAAVPALPGRHRKPEPPAADGPAALAALAAERRAAARMLLAHPLVTANGPQAQAFPVIRRHADWLTSRFAELLGYPLTVGEGFARLTKAALGPTAPRRPMFAGTLGTPERYAALTRALAALLTGPARRSAADLTAVLTAELTAELTGESTAELTVEQPAEPSGEQPAEPSAEPSAEPTVEPAAERDLAAGRAAVLAALAVLTEWQLLTADGGERGTLLVDQELLTAVVAHCCPARPQDPPAPRTTIPVAVRRRLVETPVVLFEELTGLEREWLWESRSRETAVLADFLGLTTEIRQEGIALLDPAGELTDLRLPGPGPLAHAALLLVERLVDQLRPLPTDPPDPAAPAAPVGRPAQARSAAPTGVPIAEALIDGILGDLADEYETGDRVREQHAAHWRRAHLADRAAFRRDVLALLHAMRLIAPTAPAAEACAPARSGWILLPPAARYAAPFALGEAAGTGRHSRR